A part of Sparus aurata chromosome 19, fSpaAur1.1, whole genome shotgun sequence genomic DNA contains:
- the LOC115570065 gene encoding oxygen-regulated protein 1-like has product MMSETGLRRIRPEQSSGSGHSFGTPRHPSIIDPILSKRVCFYKSGDPQFNGLRMVINNRTFKTFDALLDSLSKKVPLPFGVRNITTPRGIHAVYTLDELEDGKSYICSDSRKVKPINLTLARKKLPPWYHARPVSSRRRTVKQARFFPGQNLHKKKPVVVRTPKKLMVFRNGDPTVKHIVVLNKRTTPTFESILEYISELIQFHIVKLHTSDGRRVDGLPGLILCSGIVVASGREPFRPANYNAQKSPAQALLPTNRMRLRRLKALNRKKRSLIYAPISRKFSPYSERYIVNRIHNSITESSCDLPSNHTNSAEMESGRMLESVAETEGDTRLSDGAAGQDSLLPTDDDIEKSFRVNQDGSMTVEMKVRLTIKEEETIHWTTTLSRSSVASQLNVTCLPEAEQDISSLKSNSLDLQSPAASIDTINRDKTEDNNDEDPPSLGTGALSQSGNEEDHIKVQTDIVSPRRVPTPGHKQIRKQQASVESITSVTAEGAHEGMIGSYSYREQTEYGAMTEQYCMVKQSNTKPVPKPRRLGSVDANNINSRNVSTIKSGMAEILQIESSREEVTETVLHIYEQQTCHDNFLANFCGQSMSASGIPFCRPATSGSGQLSSNNDFEHESWRPSTASESISIWRTETMSVTSDSILPSLNTGAIKGMNVQQQFPKPTHGKVKPQQSEVNKDKRVSLKPKVINKRVGRLMSPRKRQKENSAQAAEKRKKGKVKTFSSAGFIKKIYGNKSKSPKSMMKLKKGIQKGDGSVATGSAQQSDDIIKCILKDPNIPPAVRENTSETVFLEKIMLNVSPNDGNQQRGILTRQTSMHQEKKNENESYDVNETMSLPALNSCSSVTNEYVENWLEKSQTNPTTCENEKSRKAADTLVQTENAECGEPENKDGLITVAEKVKCLEQASETQTCQTLKTDLPPEMVRRASVKQRIKSFEKKLSCQATEKRTGNQQVAHSHTTIINTENCNSVAQNNVEEIRPLSQYYCPETIPPTDETSTQMPSGSEVENKSSSIKISLQKAESSNSFTMDLPFPPPPPAENLELSNTEYCTMDVLSAASSPLYRLSSVSSQMSDNHPLSISPTSDDAISPTDHTMEITTSIQADIHSTLEEEPLPRTQSIKRAPLVSNLSFDRKMSLRKACVDKNALCTDATSETNTSSSTPINIGDDNVLPNSICSTRTQRLSEMPLEETQQSNSFLDLKNSPSFCTSASPTSLTSEERMSSASILSSEGQPESDLSFKETQTSKTQLLTQTEKTPLKPLVKKVKLVTSPSPERKPQTKKVSTELPHISPKLSSIYNHPPDKTMSPNVGRRKNVTPDASPSTERKHKLYNPKVQKRSSPYSQSLDMASPPVKQKSSRKLLSRNLSSDNTSKPTVKIQRRKSLERKHYQTSHSMKSAELHKTPTCNTAMPLEADLSDDKVSKADDLVTQRPKTNTQVMPEPLNTLNQPNMKPVLEEICYSIKSIRQITQNKRPSCLEKSNSLPDFSSHVASTFGSSSKALLAFLSVMTLKEGITNLNTDELNANSVSCAEALKMIDSLREIASIEDSHILKDSLSDLQRSASKQLLQSWKGFQELSEKCKSRSSTPNDSEQGIVIEASPGIDENVIDEIMDNLGIPEELKEELASLSADVNSDSDSDSDDEEVMSARIITKVELSPKDNNETNISHFSTEATVKVTEVTQDEKVNVNVSAIIKQFTDINQPKPFSTSSITETKKNKPSATKDEHSEPSDEQIDEERNLSSTVLMVEENEEGVESCRDAVNQEDQQQQQQGHNEDKSNQEMASMSGDVSTKKNHDQDRFNSEVKEKVMEGDQLQMHSEESVSISENELTYDNDSGSEQGGQNKTSANNDLEQRVSCEQSEASSEAGEQHSSEEESDIECEGIRQESRDSEDLSNPESHSEEEEDEQPSSDYYAELNVRGKGRISSTESQNKSLSEEEQPDVEKELSNKDASPASPSNSVGEEQQSQAGPLGLHASVDESTIHSDVEEPSSEEEQPEVECEELKAGKIKESLSSNKEEQEEKHLNKLEAESKKLKVIIEESLSGNEEEQESVEEEEHPDDLSAKRYSELKTLIEEADEDKVSSDDDDHYADEAEICDETKSQTTIELGYLIESQDSFTKNNKSSLIKSDRLAKRYRFSADEDSGNDHSSCEEHVEAEQPKVRDEQTSSSIEELSLYEKESSSEEEHEIVDRYIEEGCTEHQEASVEIQSGIKNRENVKPLSEEMVSQSIAERVLLLEKQVADAQTRKNTKERSPVRRLSQRHAPPEPDREDSPSDLPTSDSALGSQSAPQSSLSFSYDSSGVITSEPEGRVRSIREMFLAKSTTDIQHGHCRFQSPRTSEFPELRAETSASGGYQSQSSNELSSGEDDSARKSITKGFVRRTIERLYGKKDANPDEEEGERPPSAPKQKKKEHSSIFSPFHIARSKAVSELSYFSSTNALDTFTEATRCIAFNTQVGPGDSVTMDGEQWLLRENALIRKSLSDPVGINKAFMNSPQGEKICKDTEESTPYSLFSTASELEDKMSLPRKCTYFSLPHASDSDACQDDLSTVSKSSVNGDSVIDTKDNPEDTKTWAERNGALPGVGVTDFKMKDNKVHPLVEPPPVGAVVVAQPGRGQGVMSRRLQEPDILDELYDFCGQNCPIL; this is encoded by the exons ATGATGAGTGAGACGGGGCTTCGGAGGATCCGCCCTGAGCAGTCTTCAGGGAGTGGGCACTCCTTTGGCACCCCACGCCACCCGAGCATCATCGACCCGATCCTATCAAAGCGGGTCTGCTTCTACAAAAGTGGAGATCCTCAGTTCAATGGTCTGCGCATGGTCATCAACAACCGCACCTTTAAGACATTCGATGCGCTCCTGGACAGTCTCTCTAAAAAGGTTCCCCTGCCATTTGGGGTGAGAAACATCACCACTCCTCGGGGCATTCATGCGGTCTACACTTTGGATGAACTGGAGGATGGCAAATCTTACATCTGCTCTGACAGCCGTAAAGTAAAACCTATCAACTTGACACTGGCCAGGAAGAAGCTGCCGCCCTGGTACCATGCCAGGCCTGTCAGCTCCCGTCGTCGGACTGTAAAGCAGGCCAGGTTTTTCCCCGGCCAGAACCTCCACAAGAAGAAACCAGTGGTTGTACGCACACCAAAGAAGCTAATGGTTTTTCGCAACGGGGACCCAACAGTCAAACACATAGTGGTGCTTAACAAGAGGACTACTCCCACTTTTGAATCCATCCTGGAATATATTTCAGAGCTGATCCAGTTCCACATTGTGAAATTACACACATCTGATGGCAGACGT GTGGATGGTCTTCCAGGCCTGATATTGTGCTCTGGTATTGTAGTGGCCTCAGGGAGGGAGCCCTTCAGGCCTGCAAACTACAATGCACAGAAATCACCAGCACAAGCCCTGCTGCCTACCAATCGAATGAGACTCAGAAGACTAAAGGCTTTGAACC gtaaaaagaggTCTCTAATATATGCTCCAATATCAAGAAAATTCTCCCCTTATTCTGAGCGGTACATTGTGAATCGGATCCATAACTCCATCACAGAGAGTTCATGCGACCTACCCAGCAACCACACAAACTCTGCGGAGATGGAGTCGGGTCGTATGCTGGAGTCAGTTGCAGAAACGGAGGGTGACACCCGCCTTAGCGATGGAGCTGCAGGGCAGGACAGCCTGCTGCCCACGGACGACGACATTGAGAAGTCCTTTCGAGTGAACCAAGATGGTAGCATGACAGTGGAGATGAAGGTGCGGCTGACAATCAAGGAAGAGGAAACCATCCATTGGACGACCACTCTGTCACGCTCAAGTGTAGCCAGTCAGCTTAATGTGACCTGTTTACCGGAAGCAGAGCAGGACATCAGCTCACTAAAATCGAACTCACTGGATTTACAAAGTCCTGCCGCTTCTATTGACACCATCAACAGGGACAAAACTGAGGATAACAATGATGAGGATCCACCATCCCTGGGCACTGGAGCTTTGAGTCAGAGTGGTAATGAAGAAGACCACATCAAAGTACAAACGGACATTGTGTCCCCCAGGAGAGTTCCTACACCAGGGCACAAGCAAATTAGAAAACAGCAAGCCTCTGTGGAGAGCATCACATCAGTAACGGCAGAGGGGGCTCATGAGGGCATGATTGGCTCATATTCCTACAGGGAGCAGACAGAATATGGAGCCATGACCGAGCAGTACTGCATGGTCAAACAGAGTAACACCAAACCAGTGCCCAAACCCAGAAGACTTGGCTCTGTGGATGCCAACAATATCAACAGCAGGAATGTATCCACAATCAAATCAGGGATGGCTGAAATCCTACAGATTGaatccagcagagaggaggtcaCGGAAACCGTTTTACACATATATGAACAGCAGACCTGTCACGATAATTTCCTTGCAAATTTTTGTGGACAAAGTATGTCTGCTTCTGGGATTCCTTTCTGCAGGCCAGCTACCTCAGGATCCGGACAGCTCTCCTCCAATAATGACTTTGAACACGAGTCCTGGAGACCATCAACAGCTTCTGAGTCAATTAGTATCTGGAGAACTGAGACCATGTCAGTAACATCTGATTCAATATTGCCCTCACTGAATACAGGTGCAATTAAAGGAATGAATGTCCAGCAACAATTCCCAAAGCCCACTCATGGCAAAGTCAAGCCCCAACAAAGCGAGGTCAATAAAGATAAGAGAGTATCCTTAAAACCCAAAGTGATCAACAAACGTGTTGGTCGGCTTATGTCAcccaggaaaagacaaaaagaaaattctgCTCAAGCTGCCGAAAAACGTAAGAAAGGGAAAGTGAAAACTTTCTCCAGCGCCGGCTTCATTAAGAAAATTTATGGGAATAAATCAAAATCACCTAAAAGCATGATGAAGCTAAAAAAGGGAATACAAAAAGGAGATGGGAGCGTTGCAACAGGAAGCGCACAACAGTCGGATgatataataaaatgtattcttaaAGACCCAAATATACCACCAGCAGTGAGAGAAAATACAAGTGAGACagtttttttggaaaaaatcATGCTTAATGTTTCTCCAAATGACGGAAACCAACAACGGGGAATACTGACACGACAGACATCAATGCATCAGGAGAAAAAGAACGAAAACGAGTCCTATGATGTCAACGAAACCATGTCACTGCCTGCTCTTAACTCCTGCAGCTCTGTTACTAACGAGTATGTGGAGAACTGGCTTGAGAAATCCCAGACAAACCCCACAACCTGTGAAAATGAGAAAAGTAGAAAAGCAGCAGATACTCTTGTTCAAACAGAAAATGCTGAGTGTGGAGAGCCCGAAAATAAGGATGGCTTGATCACTGTGGCAGAGAAGGTAAAGTGTTTGGAGCAGgcatcagaaacacaaacatgtcaaacCCTCAAAACTGACCTTCCGCCTGAGATGGTACGAAGAGCTTCTGTCAAACAAAGAATCAAgtcctttgaaaaaaaactgtcatgtCAAGCAACAGAGAAAAGGACAGGCAATCAGCAGGTCGCCCATAGTCATACAACCAttataaacacagaaaactgtAATAGTGTAGCTCAGAATAATGTAGAAGAAATAAGGCCTCTCTCACAATACTACTGTCCTGAAACAATTCCACCAACTGATGAGACCTCAACACAAATGCCATCAGGCAGTGAAGTAGAAAATAAATCAAGTTCAATCAAAATCTCACTTCAAAAAGCAGAATCTTCCAACTCATTTACGATGGACCTTCCAtttccaccaccaccacctgctGAAAACTTAGAGCTATCAAACACTGAATACTGCACAATGGATGTACTTTCAGCTGCCAGCAGCCCTTTATACAGACTCTCATCAGTGAGCAGTCAAATGTCAGATAATCATCCATTATCCATCAGTCCTACATCTGACGATGCCATATCACCTACAGACCACACAATGGAAATTACAACATCAATTCAGGCTGACATTCATTCCACGCTGGAGGAAGAACCATTACCAAGAACTCAATCTATTAAAAGGGCCCCTTTGGTCAGTAATCTGTCTTTTGACAGGAAAATGTCTCTCAGAAAGGCTTGTGTGGATAAAAATGCTTTATGTACGGATGCCacctcagagacaaacacatcatCATCTACTCCCATCAACATAGGGGATGACAATGTGTTGCCAAACAGCATCTGTTCAACAAGAACGCAACGACTGAGTGAAATGCCACTAGAAGAGACACAGCAATCAAACAGCTTCTTAGATTTGAAGAATAGTCCTTCATTTTGCACTTCAGCATCTCCTACTAGTTTGACGTCTGAAGAGAGAATGTCATCAGCCAGTATTTTATCAAGTGAGGGTCAACCAGAAAGTGATCTTTCAtttaaagagacacaaacaagtaaaacacaacttttaacTCAAACGGAGAAAACACCACTAAAACCCTTGgtgaaaaaagtcaaacttgTGACCAGTCCTTCTCCAGAGAGAAAACCCCAAACCAAGAAAGTCTCCACTGAACTTCCTCACATCTCTCCAAAATTATCATCAATATATAACCATCCACCTGATAAAACTATGTCACCAAATGTTGGAAGACGAAAAAATGTGACACCAGATGCTAGCCCCTCCACTGAGAGAAAGCACAAGCTTTATAATCCTAAAGTGCAAAAGAGATCCTCCCCGTATTCTCAGTCTCTGGACATGGCATCACCGCCTGTCAAACAAAAGTCAAGTAGAAAGTTGCTCTCCAGAAATCTCTCCTCAGACAACACATCCAAGCCGACAGTCAAGATTCAAAGGAGAAAGTCATTGGAACGAAAGCATTACCAAACATCACATTCAATGAAATCAGCCGAGCTGCACAAAACACCAACATGTAACACAGCCATGCCATTGGAAGCTGATCTGAGTGATGACAAGGTGAGCAAGGCAGATGACCTTGTAACACAGAGAcccaagacaaacacacaggtgaTGCCAGAGCCGTTAAACACCTTAAATCAGCCCAACATGAAACCTGTGCTGGAGGAGATTTGCTACTCGATAAAGTCAATTAGACAGATCACGCAGAACAAACGTCCATCGTGTCTGGAAAAGTCCAACAGCCTGCCTGACTTCTCCTCTCATGTGGCCTCTACGTTTGGCTCATCATCTAAAGCTCTCCTTGCTTTCTTGTCGGTGATGACCCTTAAGGAAGGTATAACTAACCTAAACACAGATGAGCTGAATGCAAACAGCGTCAGCTGTGCAGAGGCTTTAAAAATGATCGATTCTCTAAGAGAAATTGCCAGCATTGAGGATTCCCACATATTAAAAGACAGTTTGTCAGATTTACAAAGGTCGGCTTCGAAGCAGCTACTGCAAAGTTGGAAGGGCTTTCAGGAACTCAGCGAGAAATGCAAGAGTCGCAGTTCAACACCGAATGACTCAGAGCAAGGAATCGTAATCGAGGCTAGTCCTGGAATTGATGAAAATGTGATTGATGAGATCATGGACAATCTTGGCATACCTGAGGAGCTCAAGGAGGAATTGGCCTCCCTTTCAGCGGATGtcaacagtgacagtgacagtgacagtgacgaTGAAGAAGTTATGTCAGCCAGGATTATTACAAAAGTGGAACTGTCACCAAAAGACAACAACGAGACCAACATATCCCATTTCTCTACTGAAGCTACTGTAAAGGTCACGGAGGTCACTCAAGATGAGAAAGTTAATGTCAATGTGAGCGCCATCATTAAACAATTCACAGACATTAACCAGCCAAAACCATTTAGCACCAGTAGTATAACAGAAACCAAGAAGAACAAACCAAGTGCAACTAAAGACGAGCACAGTGAACCAAGTGATGAGCAGATAGATGAAGAAAGGAATCTCAGTAGTACAGTATTGATGGTAGAAGAGAATGAAGAAGGTGTGGAGTCGTGTAGGGACGCAGTAAATCAAGaagatcagcagcagcagcagcaaggccACAATGAAGATAAATCAAACCAAGAAATGGCAAGCATGAGTGGAGATGTCAGCACAAAGAAAAATCATGACCAAGACAGGTTTAACTCTGAGGTAAAGGAGAAAGTCATGGAAGGTGATCAGCTGCAGATGCACAGTGAGGAGAGCGTGAGTATCTCCGAGAATGAGCTTACTTACGATAACGACTCAGGTTCAGAACAGGGAGGGCAGAACAAGACAAGTGCCAATAACGATTTAGAGCAGAGAGTCAGCTGTGAGCAAAGTGAAGCTAGCTCAGAAGCAGGTGAGCAACATAGTTCAGAGGAGGAATCAGACATTGAATGTGAGGGTATACGACAGGAGAGCAGGGACAGTGAAGACTTGTCCAACCCTGAAAGTcactctgaggaggaagaggacgagcAACCAAGCTCTGACTACTATGCAGAACTAAATGTACGAGGGAAGGGAAGAATATCCAGCACGGAGAGTCAAAACAAGTCTTTGTCAGAGGAGGAGCAACCTGACGTTGAGAAAGAGCTGAGCAACAAAGACGCTTCCCCTGCAAGTCCATCTAACTCAGTAGGAGAAGAACAGCAGAGTCAAGCAGGCCCTTTAGGACTGCATGCAAGTGTTGACGAAAGCACAATTCATTCAGATGTAGAGGAGCCATCTTCAGAGGAAGAGCAGCCCGAGGTTGAATGTGAAGAACTCAAAGCCGGCAAAATCAAGGAAAGTTTGTCTTCCAATaaggaagagcaggaggaaaagCACCTTAATAAACTTGAGGCTGAAAGTAAAAAACTCAAGGTTATCATTGAGGAAAGTTTGTCTGGCAATGAGGAAGAGCAGGAGAGcgtggaggaggaagaacacCCTGATGATCTTTCAGCAAAAAGGTATTCAGAGTTAAAGACTTTGATAGAAGAGGCAGATGAGGACAAGGTCAGTTCAGACGATGACGACCACTATGCTGATGAAGCAGAAATTTGTGATGAGACAAAAAGTCAGACTACTATAGAACTAGGATACTTGATAGAAAGTCAGGATTCATTTACcaagaacaacaaaagcagTTTGATAAAGTCTGACCGACTAGCAAAGCGGTACAGATTCAGTGCAGATGAGGACAGCGGGAATGACCACAGCAGCTGTGAAGAACATGTCGAGGCAGAGCAACCAAAGGTCCGAGATGAACAGACCAGCAGCTCAATTGAGGAATTAAGCTTATACGAAAAAGAGTCTAGCTCAGAAGAGGAACATGAAATTGTGGACAGATACATAGAGGAAGGCTGCACAGAACACCAGGAAGCTTCAGTGGAGATACAGTCTGGAATTAAGAATCGTGAAAATGTCAAGCCATTATCTGAAGAAATGGTGTCCCAGTCTATCGCAGAGAGAGTACTCCTTCTAGAAAAGCAAGTTGCCGATGCCCAGACGAGGAAGAACACAAAAGAACGTTCTCCTGTGAGACGTCTCTCACAAAGACATGCCCCGCCTGAGCCGGACCGCGAGGACTCACCCTCTGACCTGCCCACATCTGACTCTGCACTTGGCTCCCAATCAGCTCCTCAGTCATCGTTATCTTTCAGCTATGATTCCAGTGGCGTTATAACCTCAGAGCCTGAGGGCAGGGTCAGATCCATCAGGGAAATGTTCCTGGCAAAGAGCACCACAGACATCCAGCATGGACATTGTCGTTTCCAAAGTCCAAGGACGTCAGAGTTTCCCGAGTTGAGAGCAGAGACCTCAGCTAGTGGCGGGTATCAGTCTCAGAGTTCAAACGAGCTGTCAAGCGGTGAAGATGACTCAGCGCGGAAATCCATCACTAAGGGCTTTGTGAGAAGAACAATTGAAAGGCTTTATGGAAAGAAAGATGCTAATcctgatgaagaagaaggagaaaggcCCCCATCTGCgccaaaacagaaaaagaaagaacattcaAGCATTTTCTCTCCCTTCCACATAGCCCGGTCCAAAGCCGTGTCTGAGTTGTCCTACTTCAGTTCCACCAATGCACTGGACACCTTCACTGAAGCAACACGGTGCATCGCTTTCAATACGCAGGTCGGGCCTGGAGACAGTGTCACGATGGATGGCGAACAGTGGCTCCTGAGAGAGAACGCACTGATCAGAAAGTCACTTTCAGACCCTGTGGGAATAAACAAAGCCTTCATGAACTCTCCTCAAGGTGAAAAAATCTGTAAGGACACAGAAGAGAGCACACCATATTCCCTTTTCAGCACAGCGTCCGAGCTGGAGGACAAGATGTCGCTTCCAAGGAAGTGCACCTACTTCTCTTTGCCCCATGCTAGTGACTCAGATGCATGTCAGGATGACTTGAGCACAGTGAGCAAGAGCAGTGTGAATGGTGACAGCGTCATTGACACAAAGGACAATCCAGAGGACACCAAAACCTGGGCAGAGAGGAACGGCGCGCTGCCCGGGGTTGGTGTCACTGACTTTAAGATGAAGGATAACAAAGTGCACCCGCTGGTAGAGCCTCCGCCTGTTGGTGCGGTTGTAGTTGCGCAGCCTGGCAGAGGTCAAGGTGTCATGAGCAGGAGGCTTCAGGAGCCTGACATATTGGACGAATTGTACGATTTTTGTGGTCAGAATTGTCCCATCCTGTGA